One stretch of Streptomyces peucetius DNA includes these proteins:
- a CDS encoding IS3 family transposase, with protein MTVHPFIEAEKQAGHSVKRACELMKVSRTAFYARRSGLPGLRAVRDAELTEQITDVHAKSRGTYGAPRVHAMLKREGAGCGRRRVARLMRAAGLQGRHCRRRHVTTISDSRAALRPDLIVRDFRPDCTGLDTRWCGDITYVPTEEGWLYLATVIDIASRRVVGWATADHLRTELVADALAAACRQRRPTRPVIFHSDRGCQYTSQQFASLAAEFRIRLSVGRTGQCWDNALAESFFSTIKRELLGTSAWPSRAAARTAIFDFIEGPRCPIG; from the coding sequence GTGACGGTGCACCCGTTCATCGAGGCGGAGAAGCAGGCAGGTCACAGCGTCAAACGGGCGTGTGAGCTGATGAAGGTCTCCCGGACCGCCTTCTATGCCCGTCGCTCCGGCCTGCCCGGTCTCCGTGCGGTGCGGGATGCCGAGCTGACCGAGCAGATCACCGACGTGCATGCGAAATCACGCGGGACCTATGGGGCCCCGCGCGTGCATGCCATGCTCAAGCGCGAGGGTGCCGGGTGCGGCCGCCGTCGTGTCGCACGGCTGATGCGGGCCGCCGGACTGCAGGGCCGGCACTGCCGACGACGGCATGTGACCACGATCTCCGATTCCCGGGCGGCTCTCCGTCCTGACCTCATCGTCCGGGACTTCCGGCCCGACTGCACCGGGCTCGACACCCGCTGGTGCGGCGACATCACGTATGTCCCGACCGAGGAGGGCTGGCTCTATCTAGCCACGGTCATCGACATCGCCTCCCGGCGCGTAGTCGGCTGGGCAACCGCCGATCACCTGCGGACCGAGCTGGTGGCCGACGCGCTGGCAGCCGCCTGCAGGCAGCGTCGTCCCACCCGTCCCGTGATCTTCCATTCGGATCGCGGGTGCCAGTACACCAGTCAACAATTCGCTTCTCTGGCAGCCGAGTTCAGGATCCGCCTGTCGGTCGGACGAACCGGTCAGTGCTGGGACAACGCGCTCGCAGAGTCGTTCTTCTCGACCATCAAACGCGAACTGCTCGGCACTTCCGCCTGGCCCAGCCGGGCTGCGGCCCGCACCGCGATCTTCGATTTCATCGAGGGACCCCGTTGCCCAATTGGGTGA
- a CDS encoding transposase produces MESMGKKKPRRPRRSFTPEFKAEIVGLCRRGDRSVGQVAKDFELTETAVRDWVKQAEVDAGERNGLTSSEREELAALRRENRRLREDVDVLKRATAFFAKETR; encoded by the coding sequence ATGGAGAGCATGGGGAAGAAGAAGCCTCGCCGCCCTCGCCGTTCGTTCACGCCGGAGTTCAAGGCCGAGATCGTCGGGCTGTGCCGACGGGGTGACCGCTCGGTCGGGCAGGTCGCCAAGGACTTCGAGCTCACCGAGACCGCGGTGCGGGACTGGGTGAAGCAGGCTGAGGTCGACGCGGGCGAGCGCAACGGGCTGACCAGCAGTGAGCGCGAGGAACTGGCCGCGTTGCGGCGGGAAAACCGCCGGCTGCGCGAGGATGTCGACGTCCTCAAGCGGGCCACAGCCTTCTTCGCGAAGGAGACCCGGTGA
- a CDS encoding KAP family NTPase, which translates to MPGVGRPGAGSGDPGRPRRPTRPWGPWGSEKSGVANLLRGELARDRGVRFVRFDAFKYAENPLRRNFIIAVATALGIEDRKYHEDLYCGQVTARIEFSGGALLRLLWTYARMFAVIASASVLVVAVLASLRSGPYQQTFIDMTTDVLKAGLAPAALLTSLTVLVSRTLTREHKTDAGDSDEQFERLFSSLVEQSKVKRLVVFVDELDRCAPSDVVAMGISEFGQGRSSPHLFRHSTEWGVSVSVARCRPGLPDHAGCGPRRALKGAFGGASRWLPLDLPRRRPGPPGRADGYGGRPGDRRDQRPRDQPELRPRSVVASGPARGAGPLAVRTGAARS; encoded by the coding sequence CTGCCTGGAGTCGGACGACCTGGTGCAGGATCGGGAGATCCAGGACGGCCGAGGCGACCGACTCGCCCATGGGGGCCGTGGGGGTCGGAGAAGTCAGGTGTGGCCAACCTCCTCCGAGGGGAGCTGGCCAGGGACCGAGGTGTGCGGTTCGTGCGCTTCGACGCGTTCAAGTACGCGGAGAACCCGCTGCGTAGGAACTTCATCATCGCCGTCGCCACCGCGCTGGGCATCGAGGACCGCAAGTACCACGAAGACCTCTACTGCGGACAGGTCACCGCCAGAATCGAGTTCAGCGGTGGCGCTCTTCTGAGGTTGCTGTGGACCTACGCACGGATGTTCGCGGTGATCGCCAGCGCATCTGTGCTGGTGGTTGCCGTGCTGGCGTCGTTGAGAAGTGGCCCGTACCAGCAGACGTTCATCGACATGACCACCGACGTCCTCAAGGCCGGTCTGGCGCCGGCAGCGCTGCTCACGTCTTTGACGGTGCTCGTATCCCGCACGCTCACTCGTGAGCACAAGACCGACGCCGGCGACAGCGACGAGCAGTTCGAGAGGCTCTTCAGCTCGCTGGTGGAGCAATCGAAGGTCAAGCGACTGGTCGTTTTCGTGGACGAGCTGGACCGCTGCGCTCCCTCGGATGTCGTGGCGATGGGAATCTCTGAATTCGGCCAGGGACGCTCGTCGCCTCACTTGTTCCGGCATTCAACGGAGTGGGGAGTTTCAGTGAGCGTCGCGCGTTGTCGGCCTGGGCTGCCTGATCATGCAGGGTGCGGGCCGCGCCGAGCCCTCAAGGGCGCCTTCGGCGGCGCTTCGCGCTGGCTTCCCCTCGATTTGCCGCGTCGGCGGCCCGGGCCGCCGGGCAGGGCGGATGGCTACGGAGGTCGCCCAGGAGACCGGCGCGACCAGCGCCCGCGCGATCAACCTGAGTTGAGACCGCGGTCGGTCGTCGCCAGCGGGCCCGCCAGGGGGGCGGGCCCGCTGGCGGTCAGGACCGGTGCCGCGCGAAGCTGA
- a CDS encoding SMI1/KNR4 family protein, producing the protein MSSESFNWHEFLGRWQEEWVPRPDADEDGEQILVRPGLPGADEAVIAVAEERLGRRLPPSYRGFLAASDGWHVDQTAGIYRLGGASDIDWFRDPYDMTALYEPDPGDDPREEDVLLAGMWQRALRLETDSDMSHALLDPGDSDEDGEWALYVYKGWSGEVPDRYPSFRAYMEAMYRGFHADRVAQPDFVNATTLAQDVHVDEARLLALRGRYEVALPLLQEAFSFGRPRSAVLLNQLSQLLAPSGSQGHGNLVADPLYQPEILPLEAMEQANGRGSSGGDEQWLRMMVARGAAPEIAEAVLGAVRDGTHQYAPPGPWGRAVAEAREAARWGATDAAWHVLRDALPLWEAPGPLMVVPLGLLADPVLGPLITPERGREILATPRAGETGPAPEPVPDLDPPGLTWLAGPFRYGQPLDGYRCVWVEGADPVGLPALIGEEGAELSPPVDLSRSFRRAPQPHEREGVELWEDRAVVAVGRTAEGWAFAFDGPSHRHLHGLFLSPAAAASSSGRAVVVWSDPRRSSPDDPSALHVSVAEHGQELYAFTVRGTEIQRSGAIPETLDPARLFRPEDTERDNERRVLEALHTELGLSLPRFALTQGRLHTFTTRSWTRAPRAGEGFAYISFARHRS; encoded by the coding sequence ATGAGTAGCGAATCGTTCAACTGGCACGAGTTCCTGGGACGGTGGCAGGAGGAGTGGGTTCCGCGCCCGGACGCAGACGAGGACGGTGAGCAGATCCTCGTCCGCCCGGGCCTGCCCGGGGCGGACGAGGCGGTGATCGCCGTGGCCGAGGAGCGGCTGGGGCGGCGGCTGCCGCCCTCGTACCGGGGGTTCCTGGCCGCGAGCGACGGGTGGCACGTCGACCAGACGGCCGGGATCTACCGGCTCGGGGGTGCCTCGGATATCGACTGGTTCCGGGATCCGTACGACATGACCGCGCTGTACGAGCCGGATCCGGGCGACGACCCCCGCGAGGAGGACGTGCTGCTGGCCGGCATGTGGCAGCGGGCGCTGCGCCTCGAAACGGACTCCGACATGTCGCACGCCCTTCTCGACCCGGGCGACAGCGACGAGGACGGCGAGTGGGCACTCTACGTCTACAAGGGCTGGAGCGGTGAAGTGCCCGACCGCTACCCCTCGTTCCGCGCATACATGGAGGCCATGTACCGCGGCTTCCACGCCGACCGGGTGGCGCAACCCGACTTCGTGAACGCGACCACGCTCGCCCAGGACGTCCACGTGGACGAGGCGCGTCTGCTGGCCCTGCGTGGACGGTACGAGGTGGCCTTGCCCCTGCTGCAGGAGGCGTTCTCCTTCGGGAGGCCGCGCAGCGCCGTCCTGCTGAACCAGCTCAGTCAGCTGCTCGCTCCGAGCGGCTCCCAGGGCCACGGCAACCTGGTGGCGGACCCGCTGTACCAGCCGGAGATCCTGCCCCTGGAGGCCATGGAGCAGGCGAACGGCCGGGGGTCGTCGGGCGGGGACGAGCAGTGGCTGCGGATGATGGTCGCCCGGGGGGCCGCCCCGGAGATCGCCGAGGCCGTGCTGGGCGCCGTGCGGGACGGCACACACCAGTACGCGCCTCCCGGTCCGTGGGGGCGGGCCGTCGCCGAGGCCCGGGAGGCGGCCCGCTGGGGCGCGACCGACGCCGCGTGGCACGTGCTGCGGGACGCGCTGCCGCTGTGGGAGGCGCCGGGGCCGCTGATGGTCGTCCCGCTCGGTCTGCTCGCCGATCCGGTCCTGGGGCCGCTGATCACTCCGGAGCGCGGGCGGGAGATCCTCGCGACACCGCGGGCCGGTGAGACGGGCCCCGCTCCCGAGCCGGTGCCCGATCTCGATCCGCCGGGCCTCACCTGGCTGGCGGGGCCGTTCAGGTACGGGCAGCCGCTCGACGGCTACCGCTGCGTCTGGGTCGAGGGGGCGGATCCCGTCGGCCTGCCTGCCCTGATCGGTGAGGAGGGCGCCGAACTGAGCCCGCCCGTCGATCTGTCGAGGTCTTTCCGGCGGGCGCCCCAGCCCCACGAGCGGGAGGGCGTGGAACTCTGGGAGGACCGGGCCGTCGTTGCCGTCGGCCGCACGGCTGAAGGGTGGGCCTTCGCCTTCGACGGGCCCTCCCACCGCCACCTGCACGGCCTGTTCCTGTCCCCGGCCGCGGCCGCCTCCTCCTCCGGCCGCGCGGTGGTGGTGTGGTCCGACCCGAGGCGCTCGTCCCCGGACGATCCGTCGGCCCTCCACGTATCGGTGGCCGAACACGGCCAGGAGCTCTACGCCTTCACCGTGCGGGGCACGGAGATCCAGCGCTCCGGCGCGATACCCGAGACCCTGGACCCCGCACGGCTGTTCCGGCCGGAGGACACCGAGCGGGATAACGAACGGCGGGTGCTGGAGGCCCTGCACACCGAACTGGGGCTCTCGCTCCCCCGCTTCGCGCTGACCCAAGGCAGGCTCCACACCTTCACCACCCGGTCCTGGACCCGGGCGCCACGCGCAGGTGAGGGCTTCGCCTACATCAGCTTCGCGCGGCACCGGTCCTGA
- a CDS encoding methyltransferase, which produces MNRLTTSWGAYELARFPEDPRDILRAWDAADEYLLRHLHGTDDTPPTALAGTVAVVGDRWGALVTSLAAHTGVPVTQISDSFLGQQATRANLARNGVDTGSVRLLTARQEPPERIDVLLVRVPKSLALLEDQLHRLAPAVHADTVVIGTGMVTEIHTSTLKLFERVLGPTRTSLAAKKARLIFCTPDPALPRTPSPWPLRYALPSDTGVLAGRTVTNHAGIFCAERLDIGTRFFLRHLPRHRGHERVVDLGCGNGVVGTAAALANPDAEVTFTDESWSAVASAEATFGDNVPSGKAEFLVGDGLSALPDGSVDLVLNNPPFHSHRATTDTAARRMFADARRALRPGGELWVVGNRHLGYHVRLKRLFGNCEVVASDPKFVVLKAVRP; this is translated from the coding sequence ATGAACCGTCTGACCACGTCATGGGGCGCCTACGAGCTCGCCCGCTTCCCCGAGGACCCGCGCGACATACTCCGCGCCTGGGACGCCGCCGACGAGTATCTGCTGCGGCATCTGCACGGCACCGACGACACCCCGCCCACCGCCCTGGCGGGGACCGTGGCCGTGGTGGGCGACCGATGGGGGGCGCTGGTCACCTCGCTGGCCGCGCACACCGGCGTCCCGGTCACCCAGATCTCCGACTCGTTCCTCGGACAGCAGGCGACACGCGCCAATCTGGCCCGCAACGGCGTCGACACCGGTTCTGTGCGGTTGCTCACCGCCAGGCAGGAGCCGCCGGAGCGCATCGACGTGCTGCTGGTCCGGGTGCCGAAGAGCCTCGCGCTGCTGGAGGACCAGCTGCACCGCCTGGCCCCGGCCGTGCACGCGGACACCGTCGTCATCGGCACCGGCATGGTCACCGAGATCCACACGTCCACGCTCAAGCTGTTCGAGCGCGTCCTCGGGCCGACCAGGACGTCGCTCGCGGCGAAGAAGGCCCGGTTGATCTTCTGCACGCCGGACCCGGCGCTCCCCCGGACGCCGAGCCCCTGGCCGCTGCGGTACGCCCTGCCGTCCGACACCGGTGTCCTCGCGGGCCGGACCGTGACCAATCACGCCGGTATCTTCTGCGCGGAGCGCCTCGACATCGGCACCCGTTTCTTCCTGCGCCACCTGCCGCGGCACCGGGGGCACGAGCGCGTCGTGGACCTGGGCTGCGGCAACGGCGTGGTGGGTACGGCGGCGGCGCTGGCGAACCCGGACGCGGAGGTGACGTTCACCGACGAGTCCTGGTCGGCGGTGGCCTCCGCGGAGGCCACGTTCGGCGACAACGTGCCGTCGGGCAAGGCGGAGTTCCTGGTCGGGGACGGTCTGTCGGCGCTGCCGGACGGGTCGGTGGACCTCGTACTAAACAATCCGCCGTTCCACTCGCACCGGGCGACGACCGACACGGCGGCGCGGCGGATGTTCGCCGACGCCCGCCGTGCGCTGCGTCCCGGTGGGGAGCTGTGGGTCGTCGGCAATCGTCACCTCGGCTACCACGTGCGGCTGAAGCGGCTGTTCGGCAACTGCGAAGTGGTCGCGAGCGATCCGAAGTTCGTGGTGCTGAAGGCCGTCCGGCCCTGA
- a CDS encoding nuclear transport factor 2 family protein yields MTQRLDLATVMDRLALDDVVTGYAAAVDDGDWDAYRALFTADGRADYRGAGGIEGPAAEVAEWLSRTMRLFPVRQHLIVNRRVSIEHVDGYPGERAEVRADYVSPMRTGAGEELLSGGRYRFGMARAAEGWQLRSVVTEEKWRRTGAAGALAGG; encoded by the coding sequence ATGACACAGCGCCTGGATCTCGCGACCGTGATGGACAGACTCGCCCTCGACGACGTGGTCACCGGTTACGCGGCGGCCGTCGACGACGGCGACTGGGACGCCTACCGGGCACTGTTCACGGCGGACGGCCGGGCCGACTACCGCGGGGCCGGCGGCATCGAGGGGCCGGCGGCCGAGGTCGCCGAGTGGCTGTCGCGGACGATGCGGCTCTTCCCCGTACGCCAGCACCTGATCGTCAACCGGCGGGTGAGCATCGAGCACGTCGACGGGTACCCCGGCGAGCGGGCCGAGGTGCGGGCCGACTACGTCAGTCCGATGCGAACCGGGGCGGGCGAGGAACTCCTGTCGGGCGGCCGCTACCGCTTCGGCATGGCCCGGGCGGCGGAGGGCTGGCAGCTGCGCTCCGTGGTCACCGAGGAGAAGTGGCGGCGCACGGGGGCGGCCGGGGCCCTGGCGGGCGGCTGA
- the lnt gene encoding apolipoprotein N-acyltransferase, which translates to MRIPVGGRVHLKRRDGSRAPVLGSRRARGAAALVAGALPALAFPEPSLWWFAYLALVPWMLLLRTAPTARRAAVEGWLGGAGFMMAMHHWLLPSLHVFLLVLAALFGLLWAPWGVLVRRMLGGSPSTARAAAAVAAVPAGWLMIELVRSWEGLGGPWGLLGASQWEVAPALRLASVGGVWLVSLLVLAVNTVAVLLLAVGPARTPAVVGAVLCATVVASAWVWAPVPRETGRVRIAVVQPGVVGGMLSAERRFDRGEELTRDLAGSELDLVVWGESSVGADLQRRPDLAERLAALSREVGAPLLVNVDARSEAASGPPGIYKSSVLVGPDGPTGDRYDKMRLVPFGEYIPARSVLGWVTSVGDAAGEDRLRGETPVVMSLPDSGVRIGPLVCFESAFPDMSRRLTRDGAQVLVAQSSTSSFQGSWAPEQHASLAALRAAESGRPMVHATLTGVSAVYAAGGGQVGAALPTDASTAAVYDVPLASGTTLYVRYGDWPVYASLAVLAGAAGGVRALRRPGPGPAGPPARTARGSSAHPVR; encoded by the coding sequence ATGCGGATTCCGGTCGGCGGTCGGGTGCACTTGAAGCGGCGCGACGGGTCGCGGGCCCCTGTCCTCGGTTCGCGCAGGGCGCGCGGTGCGGCCGCGCTCGTCGCCGGTGCGCTTCCCGCCCTCGCCTTTCCGGAACCGTCGCTGTGGTGGTTCGCGTATCTGGCGCTGGTGCCGTGGATGCTGCTGCTGCGCACCGCGCCCACGGCCCGCCGGGCGGCCGTCGAGGGCTGGCTCGGCGGCGCCGGTTTCATGATGGCGATGCACCACTGGTTGCTGCCCAGTCTTCATGTCTTCCTTCTGGTGCTGGCGGCGCTTTTCGGGCTGCTGTGGGCGCCGTGGGGGGTACTGGTGCGCCGCATGCTCGGCGGCAGTCCGTCGACGGCCCGCGCCGCGGCGGCCGTCGCCGCCGTCCCGGCGGGCTGGCTGATGATCGAGCTGGTCCGCTCCTGGGAGGGGCTCGGCGGCCCCTGGGGGCTGCTGGGAGCGAGCCAGTGGGAGGTGGCGCCGGCGCTGAGGCTCGCCTCGGTCGGCGGTGTCTGGCTGGTGAGCCTGCTGGTGCTGGCCGTCAACACGGTGGCCGTGCTGCTGCTGGCGGTCGGGCCGGCCCGTACGCCCGCGGTGGTGGGGGCCGTCCTGTGTGCGACGGTCGTCGCGTCCGCGTGGGTGTGGGCGCCGGTGCCGCGGGAGACGGGCCGGGTGCGGATCGCCGTGGTCCAGCCGGGGGTCGTCGGCGGCATGCTGAGCGCCGAGCGGCGCTTCGACCGTGGCGAGGAGCTGACCCGGGACCTGGCGGGCAGCGAGCTGGACCTGGTGGTCTGGGGTGAGAGCAGTGTGGGGGCGGACCTGCAGCGGCGGCCGGACCTGGCCGAGCGGCTCGCCGCCCTGTCCCGGGAGGTCGGCGCCCCGCTCCTGGTCAATGTGGACGCCCGGAGCGAGGCCGCGTCGGGCCCGCCGGGGATCTACAAGAGTTCGGTGCTCGTCGGACCGGACGGCCCGACCGGGGACCGGTACGACAAGATGCGGCTCGTCCCCTTCGGGGAGTACATCCCGGCCAGGTCCGTACTGGGCTGGGTCACGTCGGTCGGTGACGCGGCGGGTGAGGACCGGCTGCGCGGAGAGACCCCCGTGGTGATGTCGCTGCCGGACAGCGGTGTGCGGATCGGCCCGCTGGTCTGCTTCGAGTCGGCCTTCCCGGACATGAGCAGGCGGCTGACGCGGGACGGCGCGCAGGTGCTGGTCGCCCAGTCGTCGACCTCGTCGTTCCAGGGCAGCTGGGCGCCCGAGCAGCACGCTTCACTGGCCGCGCTGCGGGCGGCGGAGAGCGGCCGGCCGATGGTGCACGCCACCCTCACCGGCGTGAGCGCCGTGTACGCGGCGGGCGGCGGGCAGGTCGGCGCCGCGCTCCCCACCGACGCGAGCACCGCGGCGGTCTACGACGTGCCCCTGGCGAGCGGCACGACGCTGTACGTCCGCTACGGCGACTGGCCGGTGTACGCCTCGCTGGCAGTGCTGGCGGGCGCGGCCGGCGGCGTACGGGCGCTCAGGCGGCCTGGTCCAGGGCCAGCCGGACCACCCGCTCGCACAGCTCGTGGGTCCTCAGCGCATCCTGTGCGCTGA
- a CDS encoding Gfo/Idh/MocA family protein: MKVGCIGLGDIARKAYLPVLTTLPGVELHLQTRTPATLARTAETHHIPAARCHTDLDSLLAQGLDAAFVHAPTSAHAEIVTRLLEAGVATYVDKPLAYELADSKRLVDLAEERGTSLAVGFNRRLAPGYAQCLEHPRDLILMQKNRVGLAEDPRTLVLDDFIHVVDTLRFLVPGPVVHTDVRARIVDGLMYHVVLQLSGDGFTAIGTMNRMSGSAEEILEVSGQDSKREIRNLAEIVDHKGQPSVRRRGDWVPVARQRGIEQAVHAFLDAVRAGQLLSAQDALRTHELCERVVRLALDQAA; encoded by the coding sequence GTGAAGGTCGGCTGCATCGGGCTCGGCGACATCGCGCGGAAGGCGTACCTGCCGGTGCTCACCACCCTGCCCGGCGTCGAACTGCACCTGCAGACCCGGACACCGGCGACCCTGGCCCGTACGGCGGAGACCCACCACATCCCCGCCGCACGCTGCCACACCGACCTCGACTCCCTGCTCGCCCAGGGCCTGGACGCCGCCTTCGTCCATGCGCCGACCTCCGCCCACGCCGAGATCGTCACCCGCCTGCTCGAAGCCGGCGTCGCCACCTACGTCGACAAGCCTCTCGCCTACGAACTGGCCGACTCAAAGCGGCTGGTGGACCTCGCCGAGGAGCGCGGCACCTCCCTCGCCGTCGGCTTCAACCGCAGGCTCGCCCCCGGCTACGCACAGTGCCTGGAGCACCCGCGCGACCTGATCCTCATGCAGAAGAACCGCGTCGGCCTCGCCGAGGACCCCCGCACACTCGTCCTCGACGACTTCATCCATGTCGTCGACACCCTGCGCTTCCTCGTGCCCGGACCCGTCGTCCACACCGACGTGCGGGCGCGGATCGTCGACGGGCTGATGTACCACGTCGTCCTCCAGCTGTCCGGCGACGGATTCACCGCCATCGGCACCATGAACCGGATGAGCGGCTCCGCCGAGGAGATCCTCGAGGTCTCCGGGCAGGACTCCAAGCGCGAGATCCGCAACCTCGCGGAGATCGTCGACCACAAGGGCCAGCCCAGTGTCCGGCGGCGCGGCGACTGGGTGCCGGTGGCCCGCCAGCGCGGCATCGAGCAGGCGGTGCACGCCTTCCTCGACGCCGTGCGCGCCGGACAGCTCCTCAGCGCACAGGATGCGCTGAGGACCCACGAGCTGTGCGAGCGGGTGGTCCGGCTGGCCCTGGACCAGGCCGCCTGA
- a CDS encoding FAD-dependent monooxygenase, with translation MPASRTTAHAVVVGSGIGGLTAAVALRQSGWKVTVLERAESLEPVGAGIGLAPNSQRALDVIDLGDEIRALAAWQGAGGMRHPSGRWLSRTDSTAAAERFGGPLVLLHRATLIDRIARRLPEGAVRTGSPAELADAGTVGGRPARVTTPDGDIEADLVIGADGIHSSVRRALFPQHPGPAYAGFTTWRTVVPAPERPFEPHETWGAGSLWGTQPLKDGRIYAYAAAVAPPGARGGDGEQAELLRRFGDWHDPVPGIIAASGPDRVLRNDVHHMTTPLPAFHRGRTALLGDAAHAMAPTLGQGGNQAIEDAIVLAHHAAAGQDLGAGLAAYSAERLPRTTAIVRKSAQVARLMSLTGTPAVAVRDTLMSVVSRLGPGLVLRTFDGIADWRPPQRTYAAEAQEAHAEQGAHEERPARH, from the coding sequence ATGCCTGCGTCCCGTACCACCGCGCACGCAGTCGTCGTCGGCAGCGGAATCGGCGGCCTCACCGCGGCTGTTGCCCTGCGGCAGAGCGGCTGGAAGGTCACCGTCCTCGAACGGGCCGAGTCGCTGGAACCCGTCGGCGCGGGCATCGGGCTCGCCCCCAACTCCCAGCGCGCGCTCGACGTCATCGACCTCGGCGACGAGATCCGCGCCCTGGCCGCCTGGCAGGGCGCCGGCGGCATGCGCCACCCCTCCGGCCGCTGGCTGTCGCGCACCGACAGCACCGCCGCCGCCGAACGCTTCGGCGGACCCCTCGTACTCCTCCACCGCGCCACCCTGATCGACCGCATCGCCCGCCGGCTGCCCGAGGGCGCCGTCCGGACCGGCTCACCGGCCGAACTGGCCGACGCCGGGACCGTCGGCGGCCGCCCCGCAAGGGTCACCACACCCGACGGCGACATCGAGGCCGACCTCGTCATCGGCGCCGACGGCATCCACTCGTCCGTCCGCCGGGCCCTCTTCCCCCAGCACCCCGGCCCCGCCTACGCGGGCTTCACCACCTGGCGTACGGTCGTCCCCGCGCCCGAGCGGCCCTTCGAACCCCACGAGACCTGGGGCGCCGGATCGCTCTGGGGCACCCAGCCCCTCAAGGACGGCCGGATCTACGCCTACGCGGCCGCCGTGGCCCCGCCCGGCGCCCGCGGGGGAGACGGCGAGCAGGCCGAACTGCTGCGCCGGTTCGGCGACTGGCACGACCCCGTGCCCGGCATCATCGCCGCCTCCGGGCCCGACCGCGTACTGCGCAACGACGTCCACCACATGACCACACCGCTCCCGGCCTTCCACCGCGGCCGCACCGCGCTGCTCGGCGACGCCGCGCACGCCATGGCGCCGACCCTCGGACAGGGCGGCAACCAGGCGATCGAGGACGCGATCGTCCTCGCCCACCACGCGGCCGCCGGCCAGGACCTGGGCGCCGGGCTCGCCGCCTACAGCGCCGAACGGCTCCCGCGCACCACGGCGATCGTCCGGAAGTCGGCACAGGTCGCCCGGCTGATGTCCCTGACCGGCACACCGGCCGTCGCCGTCCGCGACACCCTCATGTCCGTGGTCTCCCGCCTCGGCCCCGGTCTCGTGCTGCGGACCTTCGACGGCATCGCCGACTGGCGCCCACCGCAGCGGACGTATGCTGCCGAAGCACAGGAGGCGCACGCCGAACAGGGCGCGCACGAAGAACGACCGGCACGGCACTGA
- a CDS encoding TetR/AcrR family transcriptional regulator has product MATSTAPSGAPRAELIADTALALLAERGMRGLTHRAVDEAAGLPQGSTSNHARTRQALLEAAVRRLAEREAAVLTVTEMPVAPGGGGDLLDALTLALHRYLTDHSALLVARYELALEATRRPELREFYDRAGSRFRGPLSALMADAGSPEPERHALSLVAWCEGLMFSCAVGSYHAAVPSREELRTGFGELLRGMLGPQAARPA; this is encoded by the coding sequence ATGGCCACAAGCACCGCTCCCTCCGGCGCCCCTCGGGCAGAACTGATCGCCGACACCGCCCTCGCGCTCCTGGCCGAGCGCGGCATGCGCGGACTCACACACCGCGCCGTCGACGAGGCGGCGGGGCTGCCTCAGGGCTCGACCTCCAACCACGCCCGCACCCGTCAGGCCCTGCTGGAGGCGGCGGTACGCAGACTGGCGGAGCGCGAGGCGGCCGTTCTCACGGTGACGGAGATGCCGGTGGCGCCCGGCGGCGGGGGCGACCTCCTCGACGCCCTGACGCTCGCCCTGCACCGCTATCTCACGGACCACTCCGCGCTGCTCGTCGCCCGCTACGAACTGGCTCTGGAAGCGACCCGGCGGCCGGAGCTGCGCGAGTTCTACGACCGGGCGGGCAGCCGGTTCCGCGGTCCGCTGAGCGCGCTGATGGCGGACGCGGGATCGCCGGAGCCGGAGCGGCACGCACTGTCCCTGGTCGCCTGGTGCGAGGGGCTGATGTTCTCCTGTGCGGTCGGCTCCTACCACGCCGCCGTGCCCAGCCGGGAAGAACTGCGTACGGGATTCGGCGAGTTGCTGCGCGGAATGCTCGGTCCACAGGCCGCACGCCCCGCATAA
- a CDS encoding DinB family protein: protein MIVMTTDERTEPSTTAAERDMLEGFLDYHRETLLMKCAGLDDEQLRRAVLAPSGLTLMGLVRHLAEVERYWFREVMEAEDLPDLYSTAQDRDGDFHVTDRDTWAQTHETWLAEITEARKVTAAHGLDDVSASRSRHAEGFSLRWILTHMIEEYARHNGHADLLREHIDGVTGE from the coding sequence ATGATCGTCATGACAACCGACGAACGCACCGAACCGTCCACCACCGCCGCCGAACGGGACATGCTCGAAGGCTTCTTGGACTACCACCGCGAGACGCTGCTCATGAAGTGCGCGGGACTTGACGACGAGCAGCTGCGGCGAGCGGTGCTGGCGCCCTCCGGGCTCACACTCATGGGCCTCGTACGCCATCTCGCCGAAGTCGAGCGCTACTGGTTCCGCGAGGTCATGGAGGCCGAGGACCTGCCGGACCTCTACTCCACGGCGCAGGACCGCGACGGGGACTTCCACGTCACGGACCGGGACACCTGGGCGCAGACTCACGAGACCTGGCTCGCCGAGATCACCGAGGCCCGCAAGGTCACGGCCGCGCACGGGCTCGACGACGTGAGCGCGTCCCGGAGCCGCCACGCCGAGGGCTTCAGTCTGCGCTGGATCCTCACGCACATGATCGAGGAGTACGCACGCCACAACGGCCACGCGGACCTGCTGCGCGAGCACATCGACGGGGTCACCGGCGAGTGA